A single region of the Anomaloglossus baeobatrachus isolate aAnoBae1 chromosome 2, aAnoBae1.hap1, whole genome shotgun sequence genome encodes:
- the KBTBD7 gene encoding kelch repeat and BTB domain-containing protein 7 produces MSGYGVSSFFSGPELLEDPAHASALLAQLKSFYDSSLLCDVTIRVLGGSPEEPGGAEDPDNSRSFQCNRNVLSAACPYFRSMFTGGLYESKQQQVTLHDMSPESMALIIEYCYTGKVTVTEANVQRLYAAADMLQLEYVRQACAGYLARRLDLHNCAAILRFADTFDHCELRSRALAFMARHFEQFVASEEFSEMSLAQLRMVLSMDNLDVGSERMVCGAALRWLEANHKDRADLCQEVLSCVRWQHFTDKDQAYVDNLRARPWVRRHCLPYLDAVLQDKDGKVSVAAQETSPMRRIGMLAKEMVIFFGHRKEPFLCYDPYSGDIYTMPSPLSNLAHGKAVTSSAVCVSPENDLYLATQPLKQLWVYSPVQNSWQLLAERLLCREGMDVAYLNGYVYIVGGHDPSSGAKIKDVECYSVQRNQWTLVAPLPHSLYSFELVTVNDRLYAISNKRMLCYDPACNQWLNCASMKRCDFHEACVYNDEIYCICDIPIVKVYNPARGEWRRISPIPSEVNTNNYQIVLYGSKLLLISCTIVQWKKNRVTVHEYDVTNDRWINIGTMLGLLHYDCGFMCLSARVYPSCLESGQSYITEEDDVRSESSTDWMDGFSELDSESDSLSSFSEDEWPRVSAAIPRIYLEGSF; encoded by the coding sequence ATGTCTGGTTACGGGGTGTCCAGCTTTTTCTCAGGTCCGGAGCTGCTGGAGGACCCAGCTCACGCCTCGGCCTTACTGGCGCAACTGAAGTCATTTTATGACTCGAGTCTCCTGTGTGACGTCACCATCCGCGTCCTGGGAGGCAGCCCTGAGGAGCCGGGCGGCGCGGAGGACCCGGACAACAGCCGCAGCTTCCAGTGTAACCGCAACGTGCTGTCCGCCGCCTGCCCGTACTTCCGGAGCATGTTCACCGGCGGCCTGTACGAGAGCAAGCAGCAGCAGGTGACTCTGCACGACATGAGCCCGGAGTCCATGGCGCTGATCATTGAGTACTGCTACACTGGGAAGGTGACTGTGACCGAGGCCAATGTGCAGCGCCTGTATGCGGCCGCCGACATGCTGCAGCTGGAGTATGTGCGCCAGGCCTGCGCAGGGTACCTGGCCCGGAGACTGGACTTGCACAACTGCGCAGCCATCTTGCGCTTCGCCGACACGTTTGACCACTGCGAGCTGCGGAGCCGTGCACTGGCCTTCATGGCGCGCCACTTTGAGCAGTTTGTGGCCAGTGAGGAGTTCAGTGAGATGAGCCTGGCCCAGCTGAGGATGGTGCTGAGCATGGACAATCTGGACGTGGGCAGCGAGCGGATGGTGTGTGGTGCCGCCCTACGCTGGCTGGAGGCCAACCACAAGGACAGGGCGGACCTGTGCCAAGAGGTGCTGAGCTGTGTGCGCTGGCAACACTTCACCGACAAGGACCAGGCGTATGTGGACAACCTCCGGGCCAGGCCATGGGTGCGCAGGCATTGCTTACCATACCTGGACGCCGTTCTGCAGGACAAAGATGGCAAAGTTAGTGTGGCCGCACAGGAGACCAGCCCCATGCGTAGGATCGGCATGCTCGCCAAGGAAATGGTCATCTTCTTTGGTCACCGCAAAGAACCGTTCTTGTGCTACGACCCTTACTCTGGGGACATCTACACCATGCCGTCCCCTCTTAGTAACCTCGCCCACGGCAAGGCAGTGACCTCCTCTGCTGTATGTGTCTCTCCAGAGAATGACTTGTATTTGGCTACCCAACCTCTGAAACAACTATGGGTGTATAGCCCAGTGCAAAACAGTTGGCAGCTACTAGCCGAAAGATTGTTGTGTCGTGAGGGCATGGACGTGGCTTACCTGAACGGATATGTGTACATTGTAGGCGGCCATGACCCCTCCTCTGGTGCCAAGATCAAGGATGTGGAGTGCTACAGTGTGCAGAGGAATCAGTGGACGCTGGTTGCCCCATTGCCCCACTCCTTGTACTCCTTTGAGTTGGTTACGGTAAATGACCGGCTCTATGCAATCAGTAATAAAAGGATGCTGTGTTATGACCCGGCCTGCAACCAGTGGCTCAACTGTGCCTCTATGAAGCGCTGTGACTTCCATGAAGCCTGTGTATACAATGatgaaatatactgtatatgtgacattCCTATAGTGAAAGTCTACAATCCTGCCAGGGGAGAGTGGCGCCGAATCAGTCCGATACCCTCAGAGGTCAATACGAACAACTACCAGATTGTGCTTTATGGGTCCAAACTCCTCCTCATCTCCTGCACCATTGTACAATGGAAGAAGAACCGCGTGACTGTTCACGAGTATGATGTGACTAATGACCGCTGGATAAATATCGGCACCATGTTGGGCCTGCTGCATTATGACTGTGGATTCATGTGCCTGTCTGCCCGGGTGTACCCATCGTGCTTGGAGTCAGGGCAGAGCTATATCACAGAGGAGGATGATGTACGGAGCGAGTCTAGCACTGACTGGATGGATGGCTTCAGTGAGCTAGACTCTGAATCGGACAGTCTAAGCTCATTTTCAGAGGATGAGTGGCCAAGGGTATCTGCAGCGATACCACGGATATATTTAGAAGGCTCTTTCTAA